Proteins from one Leptospira wolffii serovar Khorat str. Khorat-H2 genomic window:
- the xerD gene encoding site-specific tyrosine recombinase XerD, whose amino-acid sequence MTSSHKNLLQNFQEYLSVEKGLSDNSIYSYGYDLNKFKNFLEKEHLDFLEVQANDIVRFLNEERNRKISAKTIAREVVAIRQFYKFLKDEKKLDSNPTEKIETPEVMRSIPDYLTQEEIEELFNVIKEDNLYELRDKCIFELLYSSGLRISEACNLRLTDMDMSGMTLTVEGKGGRQRLVPFGEKSLDILNRYLKQSRPYILKNRNCDYLFVSKKGSFINRKSVWRLLNHYIKRTSIKKKVTPHTLRHSFATHLLENHADLKSVQELLGHIDISTTQIYTHMANKTLKEVHKKFHPRG is encoded by the coding sequence GTGACATCTTCTCATAAGAATCTACTGCAAAATTTTCAAGAATACCTCTCTGTTGAGAAGGGCCTGAGCGACAATTCGATTTACTCGTACGGATACGACCTCAACAAGTTCAAGAACTTTCTCGAAAAAGAACATCTCGACTTCCTGGAAGTCCAGGCGAACGACATAGTTCGATTCCTGAACGAGGAAAGGAACCGTAAAATCTCAGCGAAAACGATCGCGAGAGAAGTGGTAGCCATCCGCCAATTTTATAAATTCTTAAAAGACGAGAAGAAACTGGATTCCAATCCTACGGAGAAAATCGAAACTCCGGAAGTGATGAGATCCATCCCGGATTACCTCACTCAAGAGGAAATCGAGGAACTCTTTAACGTAATCAAAGAAGACAACCTCTACGAACTCAGGGACAAATGCATTTTCGAACTTCTTTATTCCTCCGGGTTGAGGATCTCCGAAGCATGCAATTTAAGATTGACCGACATGGATATGTCCGGAATGACCCTGACTGTGGAAGGAAAGGGCGGGCGCCAGAGACTGGTTCCGTTCGGCGAAAAATCCTTGGACATCCTGAATCGTTATCTGAAGCAGAGCAGGCCCTATATTCTGAAAAATAGAAACTGCGACTATCTGTTCGTTTCCAAAAAAGGTTCTTTCATCAACCGCAAGTCAGTTTGGAGACTTCTGAACCATTATATCAAGCGCACTTCCATCAAGAAGAAAGTCACTCCTCACACTTTGAGACACTCTTTCGCGACTCATCTACTCGAGAATCATGCGGATCTTAAATCCGTTCAGGAACTCTTGGGCCATATCGATATCTCCACCACGCAGATTTATACTCATATGGCGAACAAGACCCTGAAGGAAGTTCATAAGAAATTCCATCCGAGAGGATGA
- a CDS encoding DUF4340 domain-containing protein gives MSKIEDLLRSMKASVLRFPGLSLASLNAALFVLFVLLSDPFGLFRRDYKNADPIFDVSADGVGTILSGRKGQETRMERDLDGWVVRLDSNLSVPGDTARIEELLEGILSLRKFTLASAKGNSSSEFGLNGDEPILELLDPSGKSMGKIIVGALAPRSAGTYVLDEENRIWLVKENLKLLTGAGKRDHFLTRSLIPEFPSREKVSEIFVSSESRGEEFRLDTNLQGEWILHFSGRDLPASKEEAEKFLEFLKTLRADEVLLDSSEEIKPVPKGQNFQIRIRTQTDLFTVSPIGTTKLGSFVVQRKGIPYKLVFDTWNLERILQKDLSEFLVSPGASTQSF, from the coding sequence ATGAGTAAAATCGAGGATTTGCTTCGCTCCATGAAGGCTTCCGTTTTAAGATTTCCAGGACTTAGCCTTGCCTCTCTCAATGCGGCGCTTTTCGTATTATTCGTCTTACTCTCGGACCCGTTTGGACTTTTTAGACGGGATTACAAAAATGCGGATCCCATATTCGATGTTTCGGCAGACGGAGTAGGAACCATTCTTAGCGGAAGAAAAGGCCAGGAAACCAGGATGGAAAGAGACCTGGACGGCTGGGTCGTTAGATTGGACTCGAATCTTTCCGTGCCGGGAGATACCGCAAGGATCGAAGAACTTTTAGAGGGAATCCTTTCTCTTAGAAAATTTACCCTAGCTTCCGCTAAAGGAAATTCCTCCTCCGAATTCGGATTGAACGGAGACGAACCGATCTTGGAACTTTTGGATCCGTCCGGAAAGAGCATGGGGAAGATTATAGTGGGAGCCTTAGCGCCCAGATCCGCCGGTACCTACGTTCTAGACGAGGAGAATCGGATCTGGTTAGTTAAAGAAAACTTAAAGTTGCTCACCGGGGCCGGAAAAAGGGATCATTTTCTAACCCGTTCCCTTATTCCGGAATTTCCTAGTAGGGAAAAAGTATCCGAAATTTTCGTTTCTAGCGAAAGCAGAGGAGAAGAATTCCGATTAGATACAAATCTACAAGGAGAATGGATCCTACATTTCTCCGGTAGGGACCTACCCGCTTCCAAAGAAGAAGCTGAAAAATTTCTGGAATTCCTGAAAACGCTCCGAGCCGATGAGGTTCTCTTGGATTCCTCGGAAGAAATCAAGCCGGTTCCCAAAGGGCAGAATTTTCAAATCCGAATCCGTACCCAAACGGATCTGTTTACCGTCTCTCCGATAGGCACCACCAAACTAGGAAGCTTCGTCGTCCAGAGAAAGGGTATTCCTTATAAACTAGTCTTCGATACTTGGAATCTGGAAAGAATCCTGCAAAAGGATCTTTCCGAATTCCTAGTCTCCCCCGGAGCCTCTACCCAAAGTTTCTAA
- a CDS encoding ATP-binding protein, with protein MTFSDRILAEPKQVDYSNQFRIQIPSHPRYVTVARNFVYNLAREGGFSLYDAADLKLAVGECLLNVIKHAYLGRTNYPIFLEVSLLENRMEIRIRDFGVQKNLSEIRGYDPGDYREEGIGLFLVRKLTDHFYIDQSGKGNRLILTKLK; from the coding sequence ATGACCTTTTCGGATCGTATTTTGGCCGAGCCGAAGCAAGTCGACTATTCCAACCAATTTCGGATCCAAATTCCGTCTCATCCGCGCTACGTAACTGTGGCGCGGAATTTCGTTTATAATTTGGCTAGAGAAGGCGGATTCTCCCTGTACGACGCCGCCGATTTGAAATTAGCGGTGGGAGAATGTCTCTTGAACGTGATTAAGCACGCCTATCTCGGACGAACGAATTATCCCATTTTTTTGGAAGTCTCCCTTTTGGAGAATAGGATGGAGATACGAATCCGGGATTTCGGCGTTCAGAAAAATCTGTCCGAGATCCGAGGATACGACCCCGGAGATTATAGAGAAGAAGGGATCGGTCTTTTTCTTGTGAGAAAATTGACGGATCATTTCTATATCGATCAGTCCGGAAAGGGAAACAGGCTTATTCTGACTAAGCTCAAATAG
- a CDS encoding LIC_11485 family protein, with protein sequence MAFNPFSILTKIRESIDGILGNLPPKTVKTIAMAGLALAVLIAIALSWFSFQKGLEMAGEEDRAKVLDRKALFLEDIERDYNRKRKEIHWSDPSYSDSGSSSLDIERYSLDKPKEGPVSPKPELEETDNIRNSRRREGDSKVFFPNDEDRPPKEDLGAPGTSGNSPQLDSGAKTGTGSSGDAGESRLSRPPRKEQKLRTNE encoded by the coding sequence ATGGCCTTCAATCCGTTTTCCATTCTGACTAAAATTCGGGAATCCATAGACGGGATTTTGGGAAATCTACCTCCTAAGACCGTAAAAACGATCGCAATGGCGGGTCTTGCCTTGGCGGTACTCATAGCGATCGCCCTGTCCTGGTTCAGTTTCCAAAAAGGATTGGAGATGGCGGGAGAAGAGGATCGCGCCAAGGTTCTAGACCGTAAGGCATTATTCTTAGAAGATATAGAAAGAGACTACAATAGAAAGCGCAAGGAAATCCATTGGAGTGATCCCTCCTACTCGGATTCCGGTTCTTCCTCCTTGGATATAGAAAGGTATTCTTTGGATAAGCCGAAGGAAGGTCCCGTGTCTCCTAAGCCGGAATTGGAAGAAACGGATAATATACGAAATTCCCGGAGAAGAGAAGGGGATTCCAAAGTATTCTTTCCGAACGACGAAGATCGCCCTCCTAAAGAAGATTTGGGGGCTCCGGGTACGTCGGGTAATTCTCCCCAATTGGATTCCGGGGCTAAGACCGGCACCGGATCTTCTGGCGACGCAGGAGAATCCAGATTGAGTCGTCCTCCTAGAAAAGAACAGAAGCTTAGGACGAACGAATGA
- a CDS encoding DUF342 domain-containing protein: MSDSISNFTESFLKDLEENENGFFKVENLDGLAYLTVFPAGKKGKPVEYKEILKRLQVFKISGVSEDEVKRILKLKDTEPHLVGKWPGKPEPCSLDLKISEDRMVVHGILHPPKFGGRLLTQEEILSELGRHGVVFGIQEDSIQKLAQAQEYGKRILIAEGEHPVPGKDGDIRILFQHPGVPTLEEDEFGRVDFKNIQIIQSVKKNQKLAEKVSPQPGKPGKNVNGDTLGFEEGKIAEWKLGPNVKISEDGNVVSSLIDGRPLVDRYGVIRVDEVCLLENVDFSTGNINFPGTIIVEESIADGFTLETEGSIIVKKSVGKVFLKAGGDIVLSGGFMGRNGGLIESGSDIYAKFVEQGKISAKNSIFIEEASMHSELVAGESVIVRGGRGEIIGGQCVAGKNITCTKLGAVVETKTVLSCGMPPELLAELEELKSEIRKNQDILKKVDTSLQKLADDSQRRQLTQEEKDSLPKLQAIRQKYHSILENLYAQEQSALLSFDPDRNSYVEVEREIFPGVEVNLGRNKKFSVKLKEIPGPSYLYLGGDGQIAHSKVRPKRLGILQEEGSDSGTSESA; this comes from the coding sequence ATGAGCGACTCTATCAGTAATTTTACGGAATCCTTTTTGAAAGATCTCGAAGAGAACGAGAACGGATTCTTCAAGGTCGAAAATCTGGACGGACTCGCATACCTAACCGTTTTCCCCGCAGGTAAAAAAGGGAAACCCGTCGAATACAAAGAAATTCTAAAACGATTGCAAGTCTTCAAGATCTCGGGAGTCTCCGAGGACGAAGTCAAACGCATCCTAAAATTAAAGGACACGGAACCCCATCTGGTCGGAAAATGGCCGGGCAAACCGGAACCTTGTAGCCTGGACCTAAAGATCTCCGAAGATCGTATGGTCGTCCACGGCATCCTTCATCCTCCCAAATTCGGGGGCAGACTACTCACCCAAGAAGAAATTTTATCGGAACTCGGGCGCCATGGAGTCGTTTTCGGAATCCAAGAAGATTCCATCCAAAAATTAGCCCAGGCCCAAGAATACGGAAAACGAATCCTAATCGCAGAAGGAGAACATCCTGTTCCCGGCAAAGACGGAGATATTCGTATCCTATTCCAACATCCAGGCGTCCCCACTCTGGAAGAAGACGAGTTCGGGAGAGTGGACTTTAAGAATATTCAGATCATACAAAGCGTAAAGAAGAACCAAAAACTGGCGGAGAAGGTTTCTCCCCAACCGGGAAAGCCTGGCAAGAACGTAAACGGTGACACCCTGGGTTTTGAAGAGGGTAAGATCGCAGAATGGAAGCTGGGACCGAACGTTAAGATTTCCGAAGACGGAAACGTAGTATCTTCTCTCATAGACGGACGCCCCTTAGTGGACCGGTACGGGGTGATCCGCGTAGACGAGGTCTGTTTATTGGAGAATGTGGATTTTTCCACGGGAAATATCAATTTTCCCGGAACCATCATCGTCGAGGAATCCATCGCGGATGGTTTCACATTGGAGACCGAAGGTTCCATTATAGTAAAAAAATCCGTGGGCAAGGTTTTTCTGAAAGCGGGAGGAGACATAGTACTCTCCGGAGGCTTTATGGGGAGAAACGGAGGACTCATCGAGTCCGGTTCCGATATCTACGCTAAATTCGTGGAACAGGGAAAGATCAGCGCCAAAAATTCCATTTTTATAGAAGAAGCCTCCATGCATTCCGAATTGGTAGCCGGAGAATCCGTGATCGTTAGAGGAGGACGGGGGGAAATCATAGGAGGCCAATGCGTGGCGGGTAAGAATATCACCTGCACGAAACTCGGCGCGGTCGTTGAAACAAAAACGGTACTCAGCTGCGGAATGCCTCCGGAGTTATTGGCCGAACTGGAAGAACTGAAATCCGAGATCCGTAAGAACCAGGATATATTAAAAAAAGTGGATACGAGTCTGCAAAAACTCGCAGACGATTCCCAGAGAAGACAACTTACCCAGGAAGAAAAAGACAGTCTTCCCAAGCTCCAGGCCATAAGACAAAAATACCATTCCATTCTGGAAAATCTTTACGCCCAGGAACAATCCGCACTACTCTCCTTTGATCCGGACCGAAATTCCTACGTGGAAGTAGAAAGAGAGATTTTTCCTGGAGTGGAAGTGAATCTAGGTAGGAACAAAAAATTCAGCGTAAAGCTCAAGGAAATTCCGGGACCTTCCTATCTGTATTTGGGAGGAGACGGTCAAATCGCCCATTCCAAAGTAAGACCTAAAAGATTAGGGATACTACAAGAAGAAGGCTCCGACTCGGGAACCTCGGAGTCCGCTTAA
- a CDS encoding tetratricopeptide repeat protein has product MRQKLRYATIIFMSLLAATCDSSGELASKAREKESRGNIAEALYFYDLALRENPENFAANKNLGILLAESGQAPGSAAMYLEKARKKEPKNPDILLYLLEIYLLAGSKTEADAVLKGFSEGWDKDRDSLAQFLTSCILDGKKNSQERKRFRENRIPEANPASARLFRLCEEKVFQDSLLK; this is encoded by the coding sequence ATGAGACAGAAGCTCCGATACGCCACAATTATTTTTATGTCCCTATTAGCTGCAACTTGCGATTCCTCGGGGGAATTAGCATCGAAGGCGAGGGAAAAAGAGTCGCGGGGAAACATAGCCGAGGCGCTCTATTTTTACGATTTAGCTCTTCGAGAAAATCCGGAGAATTTTGCTGCGAATAAAAATTTAGGGATCCTTCTCGCGGAAAGCGGTCAAGCTCCCGGTTCGGCGGCGATGTATCTGGAAAAGGCACGCAAAAAAGAACCGAAGAATCCGGATATACTCTTATATCTCTTGGAAATTTATTTATTAGCGGGATCCAAAACGGAAGCGGACGCGGTTCTAAAAGGATTTTCGGAAGGCTGGGACAAGGACAGAGATAGCTTGGCTCAATTTTTGACCTCCTGCATTTTAGATGGTAAAAAGAATTCTCAGGAAAGAAAACGTTTCCGAGAGAATCGAATCCCCGAAGCGAATCCTGCATCTGCGAGACTTTTTCGTCTCTGCGAGGAGAAAGTCTTTCAGGATTCTCTTCTCAAATGA
- a CDS encoding LIC_11490 family protein: MLYIALALILVGILCFIYVSFQAGPKTESGGIGFARGNGSSYPQRERKHSQEALASLRKTNRSESHSQMDQVFAEERKILVGSSKTRLEFPEEPEETMEEIVTHPLSENEEDRNRKEIKEEVVMQETPKEEEWSMEGILFLDLSGRLPYESLQERIRPENLKGFRRMGKGRIREIPGGFSFLAKNSEFSYRLDEVEKIVFYDQGFALLPLKREYPTPVFLTQETEKFKTYLDYTAKG; encoded by the coding sequence ATGCTCTATATTGCCTTAGCACTGATTTTAGTCGGCATTCTCTGTTTTATTTATGTTTCCTTCCAAGCCGGGCCCAAAACGGAGTCGGGAGGTATCGGGTTTGCACGCGGGAATGGGAGCTCCTACCCCCAGAGGGAAAGAAAGCATTCCCAAGAGGCTTTGGCTTCCTTAAGGAAAACCAATCGATCCGAATCTCATTCTCAAATGGACCAGGTATTTGCCGAAGAAAGGAAGATTCTCGTAGGTTCTTCTAAAACCCGCCTCGAATTTCCGGAAGAACCGGAGGAGACGATGGAAGAGATCGTTACTCATCCTTTGAGCGAAAATGAGGAAGATAGAAATCGTAAGGAAATCAAAGAGGAAGTCGTGATGCAGGAAACTCCGAAAGAAGAAGAATGGTCCATGGAAGGAATTCTGTTTCTGGACCTTTCCGGCAGATTGCCCTACGAATCCTTACAGGAAAGAATCCGGCCCGAAAATTTGAAAGGGTTTAGAAGAATGGGTAAAGGAAGGATCCGGGAAATCCCCGGCGGTTTTAGTTTCCTGGCTAAGAATTCCGAATTCAGCTATAGATTGGATGAGGTGGAAAAAATCGTTTTTTACGATCAGGGATTCGCTCTGCTGCCTTTGAAAAGAGAATATCCCACTCCCGTTTTCCTTACCCAGGAGACGGAAAAATTCAAGACCTACCTGGATTATACCGCGAAAGGTTGA
- a CDS encoding LA_2486 family SGNH/GDSL-type esterase, whose amino-acid sequence MRNPKLGLRFPGKFIRFLSYSILCFLFLEGALRLPFFPSVRFRLDDKILHCMGENFLEGLFSDSIPWIRLCPNRDIVLYHPEKDSRYRVRTDSLGERISKETSDTQTYGQEVWILGDSVAMGYLVSDPETISWQIQSWADGNEKRFRIRNLGVDAVGSLGIRERLQEVVKVSSSPIAAYWIYHISDLTDSFREESLLSSWKKRILVRAVFTLSRYSALFNLSKILFEKWKPEAAENRVLPSEAGILSQDHPHKKALLSLFDFTEKNRIPLTLVFLPEPTEEYEPFVDSELVKEVRNIAKDSGVRVLDLQGPIREFWEKERIPVFIPKDGHPNPRLYRFISSELEKDLQKF is encoded by the coding sequence ATGAGAAATCCCAAACTCGGTCTACGGTTCCCGGGGAAATTCATTCGATTTCTATCATATTCTATCCTTTGCTTTTTATTTTTGGAAGGGGCTCTTAGACTTCCCTTCTTCCCTTCCGTAAGATTCCGGTTGGACGATAAGATACTCCATTGCATGGGGGAAAATTTTCTTGAGGGACTATTCTCCGATTCCATTCCTTGGATCCGTCTATGCCCGAATCGGGATATCGTTCTCTACCATCCTGAAAAGGATTCCAGATATAGAGTCAGAACGGATAGTTTAGGAGAGAGAATCTCTAAGGAAACTTCGGATACGCAAACTTACGGACAAGAAGTTTGGATCCTAGGAGATTCCGTGGCTATGGGATATTTAGTCTCGGATCCGGAAACGATTTCCTGGCAGATCCAATCCTGGGCGGATGGAAATGAAAAACGATTCAGAATAAGAAATCTAGGGGTGGATGCGGTCGGCTCGTTAGGAATCCGGGAAAGACTACAGGAAGTCGTAAAAGTCAGCTCTTCACCGATCGCGGCTTACTGGATCTATCACATCTCGGATCTGACGGATTCGTTTCGGGAAGAATCCTTACTATCGTCTTGGAAAAAAAGGATTCTTGTTAGAGCCGTATTTACTCTCTCCCGATACAGCGCATTATTCAATCTGAGTAAGATTCTATTCGAAAAATGGAAACCGGAAGCTGCGGAGAATCGGGTCCTGCCTTCGGAAGCGGGAATCTTAAGCCAGGACCACCCTCATAAAAAAGCGTTGCTCTCTTTGTTCGATTTTACGGAAAAGAATCGGATTCCTTTGACTTTAGTGTTTCTTCCGGAACCTACGGAAGAATACGAGCCGTTCGTGGATTCCGAATTGGTGAAAGAAGTCCGAAATATCGCGAAGGACTCGGGCGTCCGGGTCTTGGACCTGCAAGGCCCTATCCGGGAATTTTGGGAAAAAGAAAGGATTCCCGTTTTTATCCCTAAGGATGGACACCCGAATCCTAGATTGTATCGCTTCATTTCTTCCGAATTGGAAAAGGATCTGCAAAAATTCTAA
- the lmtA gene encoding lipid A Kdo2 1-phosphate O-methyltransferase, with the protein MALIEELDKQGNFLFRWRSYIPGFILLLCLYSLSNYKFLEDSYELNLYYAAGCFFVSLLGLAVRCFVIGYAPARTSGRNTKEQVADVVNQEGIYSLVRHPLYLGNFLLYLGPVLYFRDIPLLLVFALFFGFYYERIMFAEEKFLRDKFGEAYLSWANRIPAFLPKFSGYVRPKLSFSFRNILKREYPSLFGIVVIFVLFDFGASFLNGFHSWQEPWEAITLPQIWVFGIGAGFYIVTRIIVKTTKLLQVEGR; encoded by the coding sequence ATGGCTCTAATCGAAGAATTGGATAAGCAGGGTAATTTCTTATTTCGTTGGAGATCCTACATCCCGGGCTTCATTCTTCTACTCTGCTTGTATTCTCTTTCGAATTATAAATTTCTGGAAGATTCCTACGAATTGAATTTATACTATGCTGCGGGCTGCTTCTTCGTGAGTCTTTTGGGACTGGCGGTACGCTGTTTCGTAATCGGATACGCCCCGGCCCGCACTTCCGGTAGAAATACCAAGGAACAGGTAGCCGACGTAGTAAACCAGGAAGGAATCTATTCCTTGGTCCGTCATCCTCTCTATCTCGGAAACTTTCTACTCTATCTGGGGCCCGTTCTGTATTTCCGGGATATTCCCCTTCTTCTTGTATTCGCTTTATTCTTCGGATTCTATTACGAAAGAATCATGTTCGCCGAGGAAAAATTCCTGAGAGATAAATTCGGAGAAGCCTACTTAAGCTGGGCGAATCGCATCCCCGCTTTTCTTCCGAAATTCTCCGGATACGTTCGTCCTAAACTTTCCTTTTCTTTCCGGAATATACTGAAACGCGAATATCCTAGCCTATTCGGAATCGTGGTGATTTTCGTTTTATTCGATTTCGGAGCGAGCTTCCTAAACGGTTTCCATTCTTGGCAAGAACCCTGGGAAGCGATCACACTTCCTCAAATCTGGGTCTTCGGAATCGGGGCCGGTTTCTATATCGTAACCAGAATCATCGTCAAGACTACGAAATTATTGCAGGTGGAAGGAAGATAA
- a CDS encoding tetratricopeptide repeat protein, which yields MNSRLRILFFGFALFLFFTGNSFADIPLPFPDSPDENPTTSEAETSSEDKLADSEKKEISAEPVASSQTEEAISNSPKEDTVVPKKIATRSTKLPNLGEKKEKRSSKKKDAQDPSLAAYERGLVRLRNGQKEAAKEEFSKAASTEGTASSQAKLELSKLGESKAPDSGSDAGVDDSVWKTSLETARSLRAQGKNSEAESILLKVATEGGNEFRSRALLQLGDMMFRQGKYQDSRSYLMDFWNRFGKNYPSAEDSGSKEFKSQREEKELGAYLLFKSSYKAGEGEWAKRFLKKYLDKSGAESSGRYSPLRAEMETLSKSDL from the coding sequence ATGAATTCTCGCTTACGCATTCTATTTTTCGGGTTCGCTTTATTCCTATTTTTTACCGGAAATTCCTTTGCGGATATACCCTTGCCTTTTCCGGATTCTCCCGATGAAAATCCGACCACCTCGGAAGCGGAAACTTCTTCGGAAGATAAGCTTGCGGATTCCGAGAAAAAGGAAATCTCCGCAGAACCTGTCGCATCTTCTCAAACAGAAGAAGCAATCTCCAACTCTCCCAAGGAAGACACCGTAGTTCCTAAAAAGATCGCGACCCGTTCCACTAAGCTTCCGAATCTAGGAGAAAAAAAAGAGAAGAGGTCCTCAAAGAAAAAGGACGCTCAGGATCCTAGTCTTGCCGCATATGAGAGGGGACTAGTGAGACTACGAAACGGACAAAAGGAAGCCGCCAAGGAGGAATTTTCCAAGGCAGCTTCTACGGAAGGAACAGCTAGTTCCCAAGCAAAATTAGAATTATCTAAATTAGGAGAATCTAAGGCTCCCGATTCCGGATCGGATGCCGGAGTCGACGATTCCGTATGGAAGACTTCTCTGGAAACAGCCAGGTCCCTTAGGGCCCAGGGTAAGAATTCCGAGGCGGAATCCATTCTTCTCAAGGTGGCTACGGAAGGTGGAAACGAATTCCGTTCTAGAGCCTTGTTGCAACTCGGGGACATGATGTTTCGCCAGGGCAAGTATCAGGATTCTAGATCCTACTTGATGGATTTTTGGAATCGTTTCGGTAAGAATTATCCGAGCGCGGAGGATTCCGGTTCCAAGGAATTCAAGAGCCAAAGGGAAGAAAAGGAATTAGGAGCCTATCTCTTGTTCAAGTCCAGCTATAAGGCGGGCGAAGGGGAATGGGCTAAGCGCTTTCTCAAAAAATATCTGGATAAAAGCGGCGCCGAATCTTCGGGAAGATATTCTCCACTTCGGGCGGAAATGGAGACTCTTTCCAAAAGCGATCTATAA
- a CDS encoding LA_2478/LA_2722/LA_4182 family protein has product MKSIFFPTILILSFCFSCRKGPSISKDEVKNLSQAYIKQLCNKNLECSAEYLESLPAKEQDAAKSGFSSLEQCMAEQNEISILPDEYEKVTDEQISKVKRCMDDLLRTPCAQMEQSGGIPSCRELFPEDSSLD; this is encoded by the coding sequence ATGAAATCCATTTTTTTTCCCACGATTCTGATTCTTTCCTTTTGTTTTTCCTGCCGGAAGGGACCGTCCATCAGCAAGGATGAGGTCAAGAATCTGAGCCAGGCCTATATCAAGCAACTCTGTAACAAGAATTTAGAATGTTCTGCGGAATATTTGGAATCTTTGCCCGCAAAGGAGCAGGATGCCGCCAAGTCCGGATTCTCCTCCTTGGAGCAATGTATGGCGGAGCAGAATGAAATCTCCATTTTACCCGACGAATACGAAAAGGTAACCGACGAGCAGATCTCCAAGGTAAAGCGGTGTATGGACGATTTGTTACGGACTCCCTGTGCTCAGATGGAGCAATCCGGAGGAATTCCTTCCTGCAGGGAACTATTTCCGGAAGATAGCAGTTTAGATTAA
- a CDS encoding chemotaxis protein CheX has product MQIRAELVNPFLEAATIVFRDILNTDLIRGKIGIKDTPETTLELAIIIGVLGTFNGEVVYGLNYDAAYKIAKKLMPGMSDEDIKNEYKDILGEIANMTTGNAMNIFATAGQSIEITAPNIVDAKNETIKIPRKQALGISLFSKFGKLEVNVSLT; this is encoded by the coding sequence ATGCAAATCCGCGCCGAGTTAGTGAATCCGTTCCTGGAAGCCGCAACGATCGTCTTCCGGGACATACTGAATACGGATCTGATCCGTGGTAAGATCGGGATCAAAGATACTCCCGAAACTACTTTAGAATTAGCTATCATCATCGGCGTATTAGGTACGTTCAATGGCGAAGTCGTCTACGGACTGAATTATGACGCGGCTTACAAGATCGCGAAGAAATTGATGCCCGGTATGAGCGACGAAGATATCAAGAACGAATACAAGGATATCCTGGGTGAGATCGCGAACATGACCACAGGTAATGCGATGAATATTTTCGCGACCGCGGGCCAGTCCATAGAGATCACCGCTCCGAATATCGTGGACGCCAAAAACGAAACGATCAAGATCCCTAGAAAGCAAGCTCTGGGAATCAGTCTATTTTCCAAATTCGGAAAATTAGAAGTCAACGTTTCCTTAACTTAA